In the genome of Nonomuraea sp. NBC_00507, the window GAGGTGCCGGTGCTGGCGCACCACCTGGCCGAGCCGGACAAGGGCTCCGGCATCGCGATGATCTGTACGTTCGGCGACATCACCGACGTCACCTGGTGGCGGGAGCTGCGGCTGCCGATCCGGCCGGTCATCGGCTGGGACGGGCGGCTGCTGCCCGAGCCGCCCGAGGGCGTGGACGCGGAGCCTTACAAGGAGCTGGCCGGCAAGACGGTGCACAGCGCGCGCGAGCGGATCGTGGAGCTGCTGCGCGAGTCCGGCGACCTCGAGGGCGAGCCGCGGCCGGTCACGCGGACGGTGAAGTTCTACGAGAAGGGCGACAAGCCGCTCGAGATCGTCACCACCCGCCAGTGGTACATCCGCAACGGCGGCAGGGACGAGGAGCTGCGGCAGCAGCTGCTGGCGCGCGGGCGCGAGTTGCGATGGCACCCGCCGCACATGCGGGTGCGCTTCGACAACTGGGTCGAGGGACTCACCGGCGACTGGCTGATCTCCCGCCAGCGCTTCTTCGGCGTGCCGTTCCCGGTGTGGTATCCGGTCGACGAGTCCGGGCAGCCGGTCCACGACGAGCCGATCGTGCCGCCGGAGGACACGCTGCCGATCGACCCGTCCTCCGACGTGCCGCCCGGCTACACCGAGGACCAGCGCGGCGTGCCCGGCGGGTTCATGGCCGACCCTGACGTCATGGACACGTGGGCCACCTCGTCGCTGACGCCGCAGATCGCCGGCCGCTGGGAGAGCGACGACGACCTGTTCAAGCGGGTCTTCCCCGCGGACCTGCGGCCGCAGGCCCACGAGATCATCCGCACCTGGCTGTTCTCGACCGTGGTCAGGTCGCACGACGAGTTCGGCGGGCTGCCGTGGAGCGACGTCGCGATCTCCGGGTGGATCCTCGACCCTGACCGCAAGAAGATGTCCAAGTCCAAGGGCAACGTGGTCACGCCCATGGACCTGCTGGAGCAGCACGGCTCCGACGCCGTGCGCTACTGGGCGGCCAACGGCCGCTACGGCGTGGACACCGCGTTCGACGTCGGGCAGCTCAAGATCGGGCGGCGGCTCGCCATCAAGATCCTCAACGCGTCCAAATTCGTGCTCGGCCTGGCCGAGAGCGACGGTGAGGTCACCGAGCCGCTCGACCTGTCGATGCTGGCGGCGCTGTCGGAGGCCGTGCGCGAGGCCGGCGAGGCGTTCGAGGCCTACGACCACACCAGGGCCCTGGAGGCCGTGGAGCGCTTCTTCTGGGCGTTCTGCGATGACTATCTGGAGCTGGTCAAGGCGCGGGCCTACGACAGGTCCGCCTCCGCCCACGCGGCGCTGCGGCAGGCGCTCGACGTGCTGCTGCGGCTGTTCGCGCCGTTCCTGCCGTTCGTGACCGAAGAGGTGTGGTCCTGGTGGCGGGAGGGCTCGGTGCACCGTGCGCCGTGGCCCGCCGCCGAGCCCGGGACGGGGAACCCGGCGGTGCTCGCCGTGGCCTCGGACGTGCTCCGGCGGGTGCGCAAGGCCAAGTCGGAGGCCAAGCTGTCGATGCGTGCCGAGGTGTCCCGGCTGACGGTCACGGGCCCTGAGGCGGAGCTCGTGCGGCAGGCGCAGGACGATCTGTGCGCGGCGGGCAACGTCGAGGAGTTCGTGCTCGACCACGGTGACGAGCTGACGGTCGAGGTGCACCTGAGCTGACGCCCGGGGGACGCGCGGCGTCCCCCCGCTTCAGCTGTCGCGGCTCACGTCCCGGTGGAGAGCCACGAACAGCGAGTACGCCTCCCCGTCCGGCGGCGGTCGCCGGTCGCGGAAGTCGTCGAAAACCTCTTGCAGTCGCTCCAGCAGCTCGCCGAGGCCTTCGGCGGTGAGCCTGAGTCCCAGCCTGGTGAAATGGCCCTCCTCGACGTCGACGAGTTTGAGCTCCTCCAGGAAGGCGTCCAGCATCGCCCCCTTGGCGCCGGTGACGCCGCTCTCGCGGACGTCCATCTCCCAGGACTTGCCCGTGGCACGGTAGGGGATCTCGGTCGAGCCGCGCGGGCCGGGGCGGCTGGGCTCGGCGGCCAGGAACTCCGTCTCGACCAGCTTGCGCACGTGGTGAAGCGTGGTGGCGGGGTTGGCGCCGAGCCGCTGGGCGATCTCCTTGTTGGTCAACGCCTGGTCGAGGCAGAGCCGCAGGATGCGCAGGCGGATGGCCGAGGCCAGGGCGCGGGCCTCCGCCTCGGTGGCTGGGCGGCGTTTGTTGCCCATGGCACGCCAGCCTACAACTGATTGACTTTTATCAATCGGTCCTGGATCGTCTATCCCGTGAGCTTGTTGCGCGATCACGACTTCCGCGGGTTGTTCCTGGCCGACAGCGCCAGCCAGGCGGGCGCCCAAATCCTCCTGCTGGCCCTGCCGCTGGTCGCGGTGTCGGCGCTGCGGGTCTCGGAGTTCGAGGTGGGGCTGCTGGCGGCGTGCCAGACGCTGGCGTTCGTGCTGATCGGGCTGCCTGCGGGAGCGATCGTGGACCGGTTGCGCAAACGCGTGGTCATGGTCGTCGCCGACTGGGCGCGGGCCGCGGCGCTCGCGTCGGTGCCGCTGGCGTGGTGGCTGGACGCGCTGACGATCCACCAGCTGTACGCGGTGGCGCTCGTGCTCGGGGTGTTCACCGTGTTCTTCGACGTGGCCTACCAGAGCTACCTGCCGCACCTGGTCGGGCGGGAGCGGCTCGTGGCGGGCAACTCCTCGCTGGAGATCGTACGCACGGTGGCCCAGCTCGGCGGACCCAGCGCGGGCGGCTACCTGATCCAGTTCCTCACCGCGCCCTTCGCGCTGAGCGTCACTGTGGCCGGGTTCGCCTGGTCGGCGCTGTGCCTGGGGAGGATCCGCAAGCGCGAGGAGCGCCAGGGGGCGCGCCGTGGCCACCTGGGCCGGGAGATCGCCGAAGGCGTCCGATTCGTGCTCGGGCACCCGCTGCTGCGCCGCATCACGGCCTGCACCGCCACCTCGAACCTGTTCTCGGCGATGGCCTTCCCGATGGTCCTGCTGCTACTGGCCAGGGAGCTTGGGCTGGCCGCGGGCACGATCGGGCTGCTCATGGCCGCGGGCGGGGTCGGCGGGCTGGCCGGCGCGCTGGTCAACGCCAGGATCGCCCGGTGGCTC includes:
- the valS gene encoding valine--tRNA ligase, coding for MPQKPTLDGLEQVWVARWEADGTYRFDRSKPRDQVYSIDTPPPTVSGSLHVGHVFSYTQTDIMARYQRMIGKAVFYPIGWDDNGLPTERRVQNVYGVRCDPSLPYDPDFLPPDKPGKREVSISRRNFVELCHKLTAIDEQAFEEMWRRVGLSVDWSLLYTTISDEAQAVSQRAFLRNLARGEAYLAEAPTLWDVSFRTAVAQAELEDREWPGAFHRISFYGEKGPVWIETTRPELIPACVALVAHPDDERYQELFGTSVLTPLFGVEVPVLAHHLAEPDKGSGIAMICTFGDITDVTWWRELRLPIRPVIGWDGRLLPEPPEGVDAEPYKELAGKTVHSARERIVELLRESGDLEGEPRPVTRTVKFYEKGDKPLEIVTTRQWYIRNGGRDEELRQQLLARGRELRWHPPHMRVRFDNWVEGLTGDWLISRQRFFGVPFPVWYPVDESGQPVHDEPIVPPEDTLPIDPSSDVPPGYTEDQRGVPGGFMADPDVMDTWATSSLTPQIAGRWESDDDLFKRVFPADLRPQAHEIIRTWLFSTVVRSHDEFGGLPWSDVAISGWILDPDRKKMSKSKGNVVTPMDLLEQHGSDAVRYWAANGRYGVDTAFDVGQLKIGRRLAIKILNASKFVLGLAESDGEVTEPLDLSMLAALSEAVREAGEAFEAYDHTRALEAVERFFWAFCDDYLELVKARAYDRSASAHAALRQALDVLLRLFAPFLPFVTEEVWSWWREGSVHRAPWPAAEPGTGNPAVLAVASDVLRRVRKAKSEAKLSMRAEVSRLTVTGPEAELVRQAQDDLCAAGNVEEFVLDHGDELTVEVHLS
- a CDS encoding ArsR/SmtB family transcription factor; the protein is MGNKRRPATEAEARALASAIRLRILRLCLDQALTNKEIAQRLGANPATTLHHVRKLVETEFLAAEPSRPGPRGSTEIPYRATGKSWEMDVRESGVTGAKGAMLDAFLEELKLVDVEEGHFTRLGLRLTAEGLGELLERLQEVFDDFRDRRPPPDGEAYSLFVALHRDVSRDS
- a CDS encoding MFS transporter produces the protein MSLLRDHDFRGLFLADSASQAGAQILLLALPLVAVSALRVSEFEVGLLAACQTLAFVLIGLPAGAIVDRLRKRVVMVVADWARAAALASVPLAWWLDALTIHQLYAVALVLGVFTVFFDVAYQSYLPHLVGRERLVAGNSSLEIVRTVAQLGGPSAGGYLIQFLTAPFALSVTVAGFAWSALCLGRIRKREERQGARRGHLGREIAEGVRFVLGHPLLRRITACTATSNLFSAMAFPMVLLLLARELGLAAGTIGLLMAAGGVGGLAGALVNARIARWLGQGPTMWVAIALPAPLTFVLPWLEADWRLLLFGLYEFCVGASVVVYNVTQLSFRQAITPEPLLGRMNATIRFVVWGTMPLGGVIGGVLGEVIGVRNTLLVAALGACLAFLWLVTSPLRSMRELPVPASATQ